From Phragmites australis chromosome 5, lpPhrAust1.1, whole genome shotgun sequence, a single genomic window includes:
- the LOC133917376 gene encoding uncharacterized protein LOC133917376 encodes MSLLPKLRLVTVDVTGTLIAYRGQLGDYYCMAAKSAGMPCPDYKRMHEGFKEAYTEMARKHPCFGHASSMPNADWWKMCVKDSFIRAGYDYDDDTFEKIFRRIYAAFGSSAPYSVFPDAQHFMRWLRNKGLVVGIVSNAEHRYRDVVLPALGLNQGSEWDFGVFSGIVGVEKPDPRIYEMALEAAGSVAPEEALHIGDSMRKDYAPARSIGMHALLLDRFKTADAGRWRQSGAPVLPDLAAAQEWLTRGPEEGEEPVTTGKNV; translated from the exons ATGTCGCTCCTACCGAAGCTGCGCTTGGTCACCGTGGATGTGACGGGCACCCTGATAGCTTACAGAGGCCAGCTTGGAGATTACTACTGCATGGCGGCCAAGTCTGCAGGGATGCCATGCCCCGACTACAAGCGCATGCACGAAGGCTTCAAGGAAGCATACACCGAGATGGCAAGGAAACACCCGTGCTTTGGCCATGCGTCCAGCATGCCCAATGCCGACTGGTGGAAGATGTGTGTCAAGGACTCCTTTATCAGG GCTGGCTATGATTACGATGACGatacatttgagaagatattcagGCGGATTTATGCCGCGTTCGGTTCCTCCGCGCCGTACTCGGTGTTCCCTGACGCACAACACTTCATGAGATGGCTGAGGAATAAGGGCCTCGTTGTCGGAATTGTCAGTAACGCAGAGCACCGTTACAGAGACGTCGTCTTGCCTGCGCTGGGCCTGAATCAG GGATCGGAGTGGGATTTCGGGGTGTTCTCGGGCATCGTCGGCGTCGAGAAACCTGACCCGAGGATCTACGAGATGGCGCTGGAGGCGGCCGGGAGCGTGGCGCCGGAGGAGGCGCTCCACATCGGCGACAGCATGCGCAAGGACTACGCCCCGGCACGGAGCATCGGGATGCACGCGCTGCTGCTGGACAGGTTCAAGACCGCGGACGCCGGGCGCTGGCGACAGTCCGGCGCGCCGGTGCTCCCCGACCTCGCCGCCGCGCAGGAGTGGCTCACCAGAGGTCCCGAGGAGGGAGAGGAACCCGTAACAACCGGGAAGAATGTCTGA
- the LOC133918449 gene encoding uncharacterized protein LOC133918449 translates to MGDTSANMAHWTRIYGGAPATEATVVSSAAATAGTVSSPTSGGSGGSPTRLGGVHPGVEGGRVGKPSRRRSRASRRAPVTLLNTDTSNFRAMVQQFTGIPPGPYGAAGAGGPVISFGAGGAEYGAVPVRPSPTSAVTSFDHRAATSLQGQLFRQHQHQHQHQHYGGDVGYGDMSFLHGFESSAEDRLLLQSIQAAQMMPRPASTNNSNGYNFG, encoded by the coding sequence ATGGGTGACACGAGCGCGAATATGGCCCACTGGACCCGGATCTACGGCGGGGCGCCGGCGACGGAGGCGACCGTCGTGTCGTCCGCTGCGGCGACCGCGGGGACGGTGTCGAGCCCGACGTCCGGCGGGTCCGGAGGTAGCCCGACGCGCCTGGGCGGCGTCCATCCGGGCGTCGAGGGCGGGCGGGTCGGGAAGCCGTCGCGGCGGCGGTCCAGGGCCTCGCGCCGGGCGCCCGTCACGCTGCTCAACACCGACACCTCCAACTTCCGCGCCATGGTGCAGCAGTTCACCGGCATCCCGCCCGGCCCCTACGGCGCCGCCGGCGCGGGCGGCCCCGTGATCAGCTTCGGCGCCGGGGGCGCCGAGTACGGCGCCGTGCCGGTGCGCCCGTCGCCGACGTCGGCCGTGACGTCGTTCGATCACCGGGCGGCGACGTCCCTGCAGGGCCAGCTGTTCcgccagcaccagcaccagcaccagcaccagcactaCGGCGGCGACGTCGGCTACGGCGACATGTCGTTCTTGCACGGGTTCGAATCCTCGGCGGAGGACCGGCTGCTGCTGCAGAGCATCCAGGCAGCGCAGATGATGCCGAGGCCAGCTTCGACTAACAACAGTAATGGCTACAACTTTGGCTAG